Sequence from the Solea senegalensis isolate Sse05_10M linkage group LG1, IFAPA_SoseM_1, whole genome shotgun sequence genome:
CTGGAAATCCAGACCACACTGTGGTGCTCTGCTGGGTCTCATCAGGATTCCTGCTGTCTGCCCCTACAGTGCTGCACGTTTTAAGAGGATAATGCCAAATAAGTAGACTAAATCCCATCTCCCCAGTGGTGCAAACCCTAGGCAAAGTTTTGTTTACGTTGTTGCTTTATCAGTGATCTGGAAAGCGTTGTGAATCCGTTGCAAGTCCGCTTTCATCTCCATAAAACACCTCGATCCACACTGCATTGTTGGCGCTGCGGCAATAATGAGAGAGTGGAGAACTTGCAACCATACGGTTgcattgctttgtgtgtgtttgagtatgtgtgtgtggagatgggGTGTGCGGGGGGGGACGGGGGCTCTGTGCCAGCAGCACTCATTAGAAGAATACTTTATGTAAATCCAAAAGGCTATCTTGTTGTTAATCTCGAAGCGACCCTCGACGTTTTACTGCACACTGCATGGCtctcaaaatgaaataagacGACAATGTTGATTGTGGCTGATAGGGAGAGAGAAAATAGCCAGGTCTGAATTATTTTGAATCATCTAATCACtgacttcattttgttttatcgCACAATGGGCAATCTTCCggagcagcaaaaacaaaccaatataTTTGTCAGCGGATGTATGTGGTGAACACTTTGTGAGGTATTTTATAGCAGCgactgatgttgtgtttgtactGCTTACATGATTAAGACTCCTCTGTGGCCACATTTGACGTTCTCTACAGCCTGAAAATGATATGTTGTTTGTCTtgctgtttgattttttttttggtcacatcAGTCATGGTTATCTCTCACTGAAATACGTTATGTATCTCAAACTCTGCCTGATACTGAACACTGGGTTCGTCAGCCTGCCGCACTGACGGAATTCTGTCATTCAATCAGTCGTaggttattttgtgttattattagtgCTGAAAGATGGCGTGCATGCAGTTCATCCAGATTGAGAGGATTTTCCACCCTGTCAAAAGTAAAGTCCTGGGGGAAAGACTgaatatttcctctttttgcCATGAAATGAGGCACATTTCACAGATTAATTACTTACATTCTGACTTTAGTCCAAAAATGTCCATACTGCATTAAAAAGCCATCAATCCAACTCTGAAAAGAAAACTGGGAGATCATAAGGATATTCAGTTTAGAGAAATATTAttaaggttaaatatcttgacAACACAATGCGGGTGTCCAATCTCATTTAGTTTCCAAGTGTCATTATTACATTGCTGGGATGGCATCACATTATTTGATGTTTACTACTGGGAGAACACAGCCCCACTTTAAATTTGTCAAACTGACACGTCCTTATGCTAATTTAATGTGGTTTGAAAATCTCTCAGAAGACGGCGTTTAGAATGAAAGGCAGAAAAGCTACAAGCTCACATCCCCtttagagagagacagatttcTTATATTGGTAGCTATGGATGTCCAATTAGGATACAAAGCAAGCGAACACATTCAATCTGCGGCCGCTTTGCCAAACAAAGGGATAATGATTTTAAGATACAAATACAGTGACTAATAGCCAGTTTCTGTTGTGTATACTGAGTATCCAAggaaaggcttttaaatcaacCTGTCTGAGCTGTTATGATGTATCTTCTATTATAGCTATTATCCCTGATGCCTCCCAAAGGGTTGTCCTCTCCATAAACTCTTCCCCTTCACTGAACCCCTGCCACCCATTGCCAGCATGCTtgttaaacagacacacacattattctAACTCATGTTCCCTCGGAGACCTGCAAGACTGCCAACGCCAAAGCTCATGCTTATTTCTCAGCCTctgacccctgtgtgtgtgtgtgtgtgtgtatgtgtgcgtgcgtttcATGTGGCCTTGACCTGAGATAAGTATGTGTAGATtttctttattcctttttttaatgtggaaaaatCAACCCATAGTCAgccatcatctaaccgctttatcctccaccagagggtcgcggggggtgctgtgccaatctcagctacatcgggcgataggcggggtacaccctggacagttcgccagtccatcgcagggccacacacagatagagacaaacaaccattcactctcacactcactcctacggtcaatttagagtgtccaattgacctaatccccacattgcatgtttttggactgtgggaggaagccggagtacccggagagaacccacgcacacacggggagaacatgcaaactccatgcagaaaggcccttgttccaaccggggctcgaacccgggtcttctcgctgcaaggcgagagtgctaaccactatatcaccgtgtggccctcaacCCATAGTaagctttaataaaaaaaataaagttataagtaaaaaagaaacaccGTGGTGAAAGAATAAAATGTGTGCCACGTGcttgtttgttcattttaactttaaagaaaTGCACGTTGGTGGTAGAATTAGGGTTAAATATCAGTTACACAGTCAACCACAGTTAAACATAGTTAAACATACAGCACCTAGGACAGGTTAATCTCAGTGTCGCAatttaacataaacaaaataCTTCGTAAATGTACTTAAGTTCTACCAAATTCATATGTCATAAGTCAAAAGTATTCCTTTCAacactttatacaagactggttcATCTTAGATAAATGGTTTTCATGAAGATAAAAGGTTTGCTGCTCATCAGTGCAGTGGAGAATGCTTTAAATACAAAGAGCATGCTCATGGTCATCATCATTAACAGACCAAATGCATTACGATTAGTGAGGAAATAAACAGAGCAAACCACTTACTGTTCCAGTCACATTCGTGGCAATGTCATTCTCATTTCTATTCCCATTCAGTTCCATATTACAAAGCTCCAATTCTGTGTGTccttgaaaaacaaatgttgttagTTGTTGGGGACACAGCGGTGACTCCAGTTTATTCGCTTTGATTCTGGTATTTGGCTTCATTCATTGCCTGCCTACTTCTCTGTTTGCCGGTCATTCAGGGATCGGTCACAGTCAGAATCAACCGCTCTAGTGGCTGCAGATGCTGTTTAGTGTCTGCCTGCATTAAAAAATAGTGATACATACTACTGTCAAATAGCATCATAAGTTCTGCAAACCAAAATAAAGTGACTTTTGCTTTTGGCTAAAATAATTGTGATGCAGCGAGTCAGGCTCTGTtaagtgtaaaaaacaaaaacatggtaaAGGAAGCTAAAGGTGCTAAAGCACACTAGCTATGTACTGAATGTTCAAAAATGTTAtacattttctctcacacaaacgTAAGCATATATGATGTTCTTActttgtagtttattttatgatttcatCGTGCCTTTGTATGGAcgacatttttttgttgcttcTTCCCTCGTAATTAATCCTTGATTGTGTTTAGATGTTCAGATGTGTCTGTGCGGTCTTTTCTTGGAATGTAACAGTATATTTATGTAATTACTTTCTTCTGGAAGATGCTAATGTAATGCCTCTCAAAGTGCTTGTCCATTAACCTCTGACAGAAATGCACTTAGGTGTGCTGCTTTCTGAGTCACTGTAAACCGATAATAGAAGAAGCAggtgtactgtatgtctttgAACACAAACCTGCCTTTTAAACCATGGCTATTCTTAAAAACAATGTCCTTAACGCTTTCTCTTATTTTCACAAGGTCATACTTTGCCCCTGTTGTACACTAGACTACTTCCgtctcttcctcacacacagcacTTTCCTGGTAGTCAGTTAAAATATATGGCTTATATATTGTAGATTTCTACATATTACACATGTTAAACTCAAAAATAACTGAGGATCTTTAAAATATGCAACATTCAACTGAAAATTACTGCCGCAAAAGCTTTATTTCCAGCACATGAACTGCAAAAGAACTtgtaaaaacagagcagaagcAAATCCATAAGGAGAGGATGCAAAAGGGAGCTTGACATGAATGTAGTTTGTGGAAGATGTTAAGATTTGGTGTAAAATCAAGGCCAAAGTATGCAGcattttcccccccaaaaaaagatttGCCTCTGCAAAAGCACAATTCCCGCAAACCCCTTCCTTAATTGTTGCTAAGCTACTCTGTGCCACATAAACCCATGACACTCAATACCACTGCACGATTATTCATTTCATAGTCATTTAAATGACGGTACGGTGAGGTCAGTGGTATGCACAGCACCTCGCCATACAGTCAAAACTGCATCAATAACCTCTTCACATTCACTCTGAGCGATAACATCAGAGCAAATCGTGTCCGGCTTTAATCTGCCGAGGAACGTGTCTGATGAATCTCGATGAAGCTTGGTCTTTTGCTACTGCACTCTTTAGATTCTAGTCTAATCAAAGCTTTGCCATGCTGCTACCCTGCGGCTTCACTGGTGACAGCCCTTGGGGGATTAAAGCTGATTTCCCTTTAAGTCAGAGTCACTCTTGTGAGGGCTCAACTTGCTCTGGCGCTGGGAGAGAGTAGGATCCTTGTCCCTAAAATCTAGCCTACTGTTGTGTGATGCTAAGCATGTCCCTGCAGTTCCCCAGCTCATCTATCACAGTAAGTGTGAATGGCGGATGGGGACGACAGAGGAACAGAGGAAGGCTCCTCCCGACCCTCCCTTTTCTCACTATATACTTAGTAATCTCTGCCAAGGCTGTTCCCTCAACAGAGAATGGAGACCTTGTGTTCGGAGTCTCCAGATgggcaaaaacaacacaacacacaccactATGACTCTCCAGTGAGATCAACGAAAACATCTAAGATAAAGACTCGGGCaatttttcacagttttaagATGTAAATAGAAAATTTAACACTAACAATCCATTTGTTAGtcaaattcacattttaaccacacacaaaaataactgAGGATCTTTCAAATATGCATCGTTCAACTTCCCGAAGATTAACTGTAAAAATAAGTTCTGATGTCTTGAGCAGGAGTGGACATCACACTGTTTCCTCTGTGCGATCGTGCCTCTGTCTGAGTGGCCAGTCCGCCTGTTGCATTCAAATGGCGTTGTTTACCACGTTAAGGAGATGAGTTTATTTGAACGCTCCCCGTCACATTCACGACCAGTTAACTGCAGCCTTTCTGAAAGCTCTGACGTCAGCATGTCCTCACATGACTTCCCATGTCATAATTAAGAGTTCCACTGTAACGCAGCAATAGACACAACGAGTATAAAGGTGCATGGCAGGGGACCAAAAGAAGTTCAAAGTCTCCAGCTGGAGGCAATCGTCCAGTTTTACTAACAGAGAaagccattctcctctgactgTGTGTTCACCAGGGCTGAGCAATTGATCACTTTCCAATCGAAGTTgtaatttgaaacaatgcaataaaaaaattgcAGAGACTGCAAGTGAATAGTACAGTTATTTGATTGTTCTTTGTTGTATACCAATTACAAATGCAGAGTACAAGGTGATATTTTGATGGTATTTCatgtggtaatgctccatcttgttttaaatcaatCATGTAGTAAATATGGGCACAGTTTTTTTGCCACTTGATTATTGCTTGTGTAGGAATATGTTGGCTGTTAAatcttaatttaaataataataataataaaaaaaactacactaaaaGTTATGAAAACATCAAATTTAATTGCACatagtgtacagtatgtacagcaTAGCTTTCAATATCATTCTACACACTTGACACAAATGGATCCCACTGACAGAGGATACAGGTTTATCTGTGGCAAGGAAATTAGTAGAAAACATCAAACAGTGGCCATTAGCTACACAGTTTATTTGCCTCGTACTCCACGTAGTTTGGTTGTCTGACACTGAAAGCTTGCAGGGCAGTGAGTATCCTGGTCACATCGGCCGTGGACAGTTTGAGTCTATGACGGAGCAGACAGGCGAACAGGTCCATGTGTGAACCCCCCGGAGGCGAGAGGCGGTTCACCCTGTGGCGCAGCTCCACCAGCTGCAGCAGGGCCGAGTCCTGTGATCCCTGAGTGTACGGGTAGTCGATCTGCAGAATCAGGTCCTGGATTGCCTCCGGGTCAAAGTGCACACTGTATCCAAACAGCTGCATGCTGTTAATTTTCATGTAGCCGACGTTGCTGGATGGCTCCGTCTCTTCCAGGGGCTCATAGTACACCGTTGTGTTTTTGGTCCCTCCCGTCACCCCAACAGAGTCTCTCAAACGACTCCTCAGGTAGAAATGAACAGTCTCAAAAAAGCTCTTCCATCTGTTTCCAAGAGTTAACGTCCAATTAAAGCAGTCCAAAGGGATATCCAGCTTGGTCCGCTCCCAGTCTGGGTATCCGTGTTGGCCGATAGGCATGGTCCAGCTCTCCGAATGGCTCCCCCCGAAGGGGTTGACAAACAGAGACAGCGCTGGCTCCAGAGTGCTGTTCCGAGTGAGGCAAAACTGGAGAGAGATTCCAAGAAGAATATGAACACGATTGGACTTTACCCGGTTGCTCTTGAGGGTGAGCAACATTCTTTTTCTCCAGGACGGGTCAAACCATGTGTTGATGCGCACGTCATTGCTCACAAATACAGCATGCAAAGAAAGGCGTGGGTCTTGCTGCTGAAGCAGGTAGCGCAGCTCGAGATCCTGCAGATCTCTGTCACTCTCTAAGCCCAGGTAAGGGTCTGTGGGGTCGGGCACTGCGGGCCGGCAGACTCCCTGGGTCAGGGTGAAGCCGGGGTTACAGCTGGAGCATCGTGTCCGGTTCTCTGTGGAACAGGAGGCACAGCGGACACCTTCGCCCACAAAGCAGGGAATGATGCCCTGGCATGGAGGGTGGTTGTAGAGGCAGGAGCAGCTATAGCTTTCGTCACTGTAAATGCCAACCTGGTTGTTCTCACTGCAGTATAAAATTGAGAGGGCGTAGTTCAACCAGAAGTGCAGAGATCTGAAGGAGAAACAAGAGCTTTGTTTAACACCTcggtttatatttcttttttttggagtcGTCTTTTGGAATTCTGTAATTCTGTAATTCAGCAATAATAATTCCGCCTACTTAAAATATTTGAGCTAAACTCTGACCCTGTTGCAATCATCTCTGATGCAGATGGGAGACACATTGACTCTAAAGTCTACACGCTTTCAGAATCAGAACAATCATTCTGACCTGCAGAAGACCCACACCAGATCGAAATGCAGTCCTCAATAATGTTTTTCTGGCCACATGCTCTACTTCCTTTTGGACTTTGTATTCTTCTGGCCTAGTACCGtcaaagaaaacagacaatgTGTGTATAATTCCACTTCCGTCAGACACGTCCTACCGAAACATACTCATACAGCTAGAGTCGGTCTGTCCGTCTCTTGTCAAAGTTACTGTGACGTTTGCCTGCATGTTCTCTGCCATTTTCCCATGAATCACTTACTAATTTCCAACTATTGTGCTTCAGTGGTGTATTGGGAATACTTCATGTGGTCATGTGCAGTGGGCCCAGGCTGGGTGTGTGCAGGCATACAGCTCCGTCAGAGACAGACATGTTTACCAGCAAATCATTTCGTGCCGTGCGAGTGAAATTGTTGGTTCTTGCAAACAAGTAACAAAAATATAGTAATaatgtgaaaattaaaaatacatttaaaaaaaaaaaagctaatgaataaaatgaaatacttgCATAGAAGCGGTACCATTACCGCTTCGGAAGTAAGTGTGAGTGTAAGTGCACTGCGGACTGAGAAAGCAGTGTCTGTAGACTGACTCGCACACTGATGGAATCTGTCATTTAGTTAATTTCCCTGCCAGAAATAATGATCAACATGGGGTGTTCATGAGAGAAATTGACAAGACTCCTGATAGGCTGCAGAAATAAAGCTTCCAGGTGGGAGTGCTGCTGAAACAGCAGCTGTAACAGTCAAATAAATACTGGAATAGATGGAAGCAAAGAGTATTAATGTTATGTCCACAGAGGCTTTAATCCCTGCATGTGAATTTTGGAGATGCACTTTAAGTCTGCAGATGGTTAAAAGTGACAGTTTGGCCAAACGTGATCCTGTTTGTTTCTGGAACAGAGACGTATGTTTGCTCCCGTCAGCACTTTTCACCTCACTCCAAATGTCTTTTTCCACAAGTGCCTTCTAATAACAttgtctcactctgctgctTCTCCCAGTGCCAGCTGCATAAATCCttctcataattatgagttTTGGGGAGCACCTTGGGTGAACAGCCTGTAGTATAAATGTTTCTCCCTGTTGTTGGTTGGGTTGTTACCTTGGCCTCTGCAGGACTATTCTGGGCTGTTTCCGGCACCTCTTGCTGAGGCTGAAGAGCTTGTTATTGGTGCGGCGAGCTTTGGTGAAAAGCTGGTTGCTCCGAGTCTCCAGCTGCCTGTAGCGCTGGAGCAGCCTGGCATCTGTCCTCCACAAGTGTTCCACGGCAGATGTGTTTAGACCGTACTGGGTTGGCAGTTTCCCAACAAAGCGTTGGAATTCATCTGGTAGGGAATGAGAACATGAATAAGAAAAACTGACTCGGCAAACGGCACAAGAAGAGCAACGGGAACGAAAACACGTTTTGTACGTTTGACTTTCTTTCGAGGGAAGACTGCTGACCTCAACATATTCATCAGTGTGAATATGTTGTACAGTACGATATTCACCACCTTCAGAAACGACAAGTGACCATGGCTTAGTGGCAGAATGGCTTCATCCAGAATGGTTCCACTAGTCTATAGGCCGATGTGTCTGTGAGCAAGACTAGAAACCCCAAGTTGCTCTTGCTGATGTGcaggcagcgtgtgaatgggcaCGATGAATGGATGTGTGATCGAAAAGAAAGTAGATGCACTGcattaatgtgtgtgaatggaaaaactgACGTGCACAGCATGTTTAAGTGGACTTCAAGACTTGCTTACAGACCACTTACTAGTCTGTAATTACAAATGAGTCGTGGTTTGATTGTGATGAAACTCCGGTTGGTAAATATGATAAGCTACTTACATATTTACCCAGTAACACATGGCATGAAtatcagagtcagagtctgatAAAAGTTGAGTGGATAACTTGTGATAACTTTATCCACTGGAGCTGAGGACACTGTTGCATTAAGAGTATGAAAAAGTGGAATCATGCTGGCCAGACTCCTTATACGCAAACTGTAAGTCTGGTCCAAAGTCAGCTGTTAACAGATTTTGCTGTTAgcattttttttagcatatcGCTCTGTCCTATGTGAGTAACACTCAAAGCAATAATGCCATTTCTGCCTTCAATAATGTGAAAGTAAAGCCAGTTTCCATGAGAAACACGTGTGTAAAGATGCCAAGGGAAAACTTTTTTGACTTTGACACATTCACGTTTCACCTCCCAGTCATCCACACTGTCATGGCTGTCATGTGTCCAAACATGACAGCTGTACACTTCCTGTCACTAAAATTAAAAtcccaaaataaacacaaacctgaAGCACTAAGTATCAACACTGCTGCAGCCTGTGCCAAAGATGGgcgtctgtgtttatattttctttcctACATCCAAAAAGAAAGATGCTATAATCTCACATATTTGCTGTGTACATGCCTGTTAAGACAGTTAATTCATGGCATAACATATTTCTAGTACAAAAACTactaaaatcaacattttctgcatATATTTTATCCAAGCAACAACAGTAAATGTTCCAACACCCTGTAGTCTTCTCATTTCTCTTTCAAAATCACAGGCAATAAACATAAACcgtacataaaaacaaatgaatgcagTCTTCTGGTTTCCTCTCTGAAGGCAACCTGCCAGCAACAGCAAATAATTGAATAGCTAGCATTTGAAGTCTTTGGGAAAATGAACGTACTTTCTATTTGATTTGCACACTTAAAACAATGGAAATAtttttaatctccaacatttagcaaggaaatgtcaaaaacctcgtcatttaacagaggagtctggtgtgattagcgacagcactgctgaaagccggtgATCATGGAGGAAGCACTGAACTGATCTTTTTAATGAACGGATTCTAACAAGTCacaacaactgctttacaagtcattagtcactcgtttgtgtgtgtcgcgtttaaaacaaagtcacggcagtttcatgcagccgtgcagtgacgactccgcccacgttgaggagttACTACattaatggaaaaccaaccaaaccgtgctGATCCATGCCGgtaccatgtagtggaaaagcgccattagtaAAGAAGCCTAGTTTTTCTAAATTGTTGAACGGTGCCATTAAATCCACTTCTTGTTGGTTACTCACCGCACTTTTGTTGAAAGCAGAAAAGCAGATGTTATTAATAGAGCTGTGTGTTCTCATGCACTGTGGCCCTGAGCATCTCGAGAGCATCAGAAAACTCACTTCAAGTGACACAGTGACTGACAGGTCTCTTGGTTCCGAGTCAAGCAGCTGCCAGTGTTTGACATTTGAGATTTAGTTTAGAACATAAACAAGATATGCTGCTTTAGTTCATGGTTTTTCATTGTTCCCTCTCCTAAAGTAAAATATCACCCAAATCCTGCATGAAACAAAAACTACGAGAGATACTGTATTTCAAAAGCCAATGTTCTCTGGGTTTtggaacacacattttcaaagtcTCATTTTGGAGGGTCACTCGCTCAACTCACCAGATTCCTCAAACTCCTGGTTGCTTAGCATCCAGGAGTCTCTGATGTGCAGCAGGGTTTTCTGCAGCGTGTCCAGGTCAGAGTGAGGACAGTTGCACTGAGGGAAGTCCACGCTGCACTCACACCAGCAGTCGCTGTTCTGGCAAACAAATTGTCCTTCAGATTTACAGCCAATGTAGCTGAGAGCTGCCTGAATGAAGTGGCTTTGTAAATACTTGGGTAGGATGACCTGCAGTCCTGTGGAGCATGGAAAACAGgaacacttatttttttttaattgacataTTTGTGACCAATGTTCTAGAAAAACTTCACTCAAAGCACTTTAAAGCACTAACGAATGGAGGCGAGGGGCTGAATGCCAAAACTGGTCACAGAAATTGACAagcaaattgtttttgttcaagaaagaaaaaattgaAGTACAAGTTATGCTGCGCTAGTACAATTAAAAGTCACAATTTAACACTTTATATGCAGCTACTACTGTCTAAAAGCAGAGACTGGTCACCTGAGCTTGATATTTATAACACAGACATGTACGAGGTCTAATTGTCATTCAACTTTGCCAGAAAGTA
This genomic interval carries:
- the LOC122770462 gene encoding BMP/retinoic acid-inducible neural-specific protein 3-like; protein product: MSCQRISHKRLSLLWEGAALCLWLCCCCCWISGPAAAAPGSLDWLLSDKGPFHQSQEFTEAAERYQHGFSTRYKIYREFGRWKVNSLAVEKRNSFGGSSGLALLLDPDFMHTIRQLGRRPTLQAITESLIKKYGTHLLLSATLGGEESLTIFVDKKQLSQESLSSGAEGNQSSNRNSNTTGTVTLEALHQLAASYFTDRESTLRKLHHLQIASTAVRVTETRTGPLGCSNYDNLDTVSSVLVHSPENKVNLQGLQVILPKYLQSHFIQAALSYIGCKSEGQFVCQNSDCWCECSVDFPQCNCPHSDLDTLQKTLLHIRDSWMLSNQEFEESDEFQRFVGKLPTQYGLNTSAVEHLWRTDARLLQRYRQLETRSNQLFTKARRTNNKLFSLSKRCRKQPRIVLQRPRSLHFWLNYALSILYCSENNQVGIYSDESYSCSCLYNHPPCQGIIPCFVGEGVRCASCSTENRTRCSSCNPGFTLTQGVCRPAVPDPTDPYLGLESDRDLQDLELRYLLQQQDPRLSLHAVFVSNDVRINTWFDPSWRKRMLLTLKSNRVKSNRVHILLGISLQFCLTRNSTLEPALSLFVNPFGGSHSESWTMPIGQHGYPDWERTKLDIPLDCFNWTLTLGNRWKSFFETVHFYLRSRLRDSVGVTGGTKNTTVYYEPLEETEPSSNVGYMKINSMQLFGYSVHFDPEAIQDLILQIDYPYTQGSQDSALLQLVELRHRVNRLSPPGGSHMDLFACLLRHRLKLSTADVTRILTALQAFSVRQPNYVEYEANKLCS